The Arachis hypogaea cultivar Tifrunner chromosome 14, arahy.Tifrunner.gnm2.J5K5, whole genome shotgun sequence genome has a segment encoding these proteins:
- the LOC112741933 gene encoding protein NRT1/ PTR FAMILY 2.8, which translates to MTLTAGIHQLRPANCTNRPHCQWPQPWQLGILFFALAMLSVGAGGIRPCNIAFGADQFDTKTEKGRAQLESFFNWWYFTFTIALVIALTGVVYIQTNVSWTLGFAIPTLCLAFSIAIFLIGRHTYIRKKPQGSVFSDMAKVITAACRKCKLKTSDRTRYYDPAPSELDHNNVSLVRTDRFKFLEKAAIISDPSELNQQLKPKNVWRLCSLQQVEELKCLLGILPVWVTGICCFIVMDQQNTFGVLQVIQTNRSIGKHFKVPPGWMNLVSMVALSIWIYIYECIYIRVTKKINKKATRLSMSLRIRIGILLSILCMLVAAIVEQKRRDSALRAKSFASPMSFAVLLPQFALSGLNEAFAAVSIMEFFTTEMPESMRTVAGAVFFLSLSVANYLGSLIVNIVHKATSHGGRNSWLGGHDLNDNKLDYYYYLIAALGVLNFFYFNFFASHFLSKKPSNDTKKVQPKNSILNQQNEEPPQEKVFDITIDPR; encoded by the coding sequence ATGACCCTAACAGCAGGTATACATCAATTGAGGCCTGCTAACTGCACTAATAGGCCACATTGCCAGTGGCCACAACCGTGGCAGCTTGGTATACTCTTTTTCGCCCTCGCCATGTTATCTGTTGGCGCAGGTGGAATTAGGCCGTGCAACATTGCATTTGGTGCTGACCAATTCGATACCAAAACAGAGAAAGGCAGGGCACAATTGGAAAGTTTTTTCAATTGGTGGTACTTCACCTTCACCATTGCACTTGTGATCGCGCTAACTGGCGTTGTCTACATTCAAACCAATGTTAGCTGGACCTTAGGATTCGCCATTCCAACACTCTGCCTTGCTTTCTCAATAGCAATCTTCTTAATCGGCCGGCACACTTACATTCGAAAGAAGCCTCAGGGGAGTGTCTTCTCTGATATGGCAAAGGTGATCACTGCAGCATGTCGAAAGTGCAAGCTTAAGACCTCTGACAGAACACGTTACTATGATCCTGCTCCATCAGAATTGGACCACAACAATGTTAGCCTTGTTCGTACAGATAGGTTCAAATTTCTTGAGAAGGCTGCTATAATTTCTGATCCTAGTGAATTGAATCAACAATTGAAGCCGAAAAATGTTTGGAGGCTTTGTAGCTTGCAGCAAGTTGAAGAATTAAAATGCTTATTGGGAATTCTACCAGTTTGGGTGACAGGAATCTGTTGCTTCATTGTAATGGATCAGCAGAACACATTTGGTGTTCTTCAAGTTATTCAAACAAACAGATCAATTGGGAAACATTTCAAAGTTCCACCAGGTTGGATGAACTTGGTCTCAATGGTAGCACTTTCAATTTGGATCTACATCTATGAATGCATCTACATTCGAGTGAcaaagaaaattaacaaaaagGCTACTCGGTTAAGCATGAGCCTTAGAATCAGAATTGGGATTCTTTTGTCAATTTTGTGCATGCTTGTGGCCGCGATTGTGGAGCAGAAGCGCCGCGACTCAGCTTTGAGAGCAAAATCATTTGCTTCGCCGATGAGCTTCGCAGTGCTGCTGCCACAGTTTGCGCTGTCAGGTCTCAACGAAGCCTTCGCTGCTGTGTCCATAATGGAATTCTTCACAACGGAGATGCCTGAGAGCATGAGGACTGTGGCTGGTGCTGTATTCTTTCTGAGCTTGTCAGTTGCAAACTACTTAGGATCATTGATTGTGAACATTGTCCATAAAGCTACATCACATGGTGGGAGAAATTCATGGCTTGGTGGACATGATTTGAATGACAATAAGCTTGATTACTACTATTATCTCATTGCTGCACTTggtgttttgaattttttttacttcAATTTCTTTGCTAGCCATTTCTTGAGTAAAAAACCTAGCAATGATACAAAAAAGGTGCAGCCAAAGAATTCAATACTGAACCAGCAGAATGAAGAGCCACCTCAAGAGAAGGTATTTGACATAACAATTGATCCAAGATGA